The following is a genomic window from Acidobacteriota bacterium.
CCCGTACGCCGGGGAGGTGGCGGGCGTGCTGCTCTCCCGCGCGCCCGAGGCGACGCTCTGCGAGATCTCGCACGAGGTGGCGGCCCACGACGTCCGCGAGGGGGCGTTCGTCCTCGCCGCGGCGGCGTTCTCCTTTCCGCGCGGCACCGTGCACCTGGCGGTGGTCGATCCCGGGGTGGGCACCGCACGGCGGGCGCTGGCGATGGCGGCCGGCGGGCATCTGTTCGTCGCCCCCGACAACGGCCTGCTCACCCTGGCCGCCCGGCGGGCCGGCGGCCCAGTCGAGGTCCGGGAGGTGGCGGCGGCGGCGCTGGCGGCTCCGCGGCCCCACCCGACCTTCCACGGGCGGGATCTCTTCGCGCCGGTCGCGGCGGCTCTCGCCTGCGGCCTGCCGCTGGAGGATGTCGGTCCCCCCTGCCCCGACTGGATCCGCCTTCCCGGTTGCGAACCGGAGGAGCGCCCGGACGGCCGCTTGGTGCTCCCCGTGCTCCACGTCGACCGCTTCGGAAACGTCGCCTTCGGGCTCACGCGGGCGGACGCGGCCAGAATCTGGCCGGGGCTTTTCTCGCCTCCGATCCATCCGGAGTCCGCGGACGGGCCGGCACCTTTCGTGCGCACTTACGGCGAGGCGGCCCGGGGGCAGCTGTGCCTGCTGTGGGGCTCGTCGGGTTACCTCGAGGCGGCGGTGCGCGAAGGCCGGGCCGACACCCGGCTGGGGGTCCGCCCCGGCGACCGCGTCCCGTTCATCCGCCGGTGACCACTCGGCGGACGTAGCGCTTGGACACGAGCACCGCCCCCTCGGAGGTCACCAGGCCGATCCACGGGTCGTCGGTGTTCAGGACGTCCACCGGCCGCTCCCGCCCGGCCGGCATGGCGACCCGGAGAACGCCCTCGTAGGTCGCGCGCGCCGCGGGCACGCCGGCGAGCTCGACCCGCACGGGGCACTCGCGCTCCCCGGCGTCCGGAGGATCGATCCCGGCTTCCCCCGCCGATCGAACCTCGACGGCGACGATCCTGTCGCGGCCCAGCAGCTCCGGTCCGCTCTCGCCGCGGAAGGGAAGGAACCGCTCGCCGCCGCGGAGCAGGTCGGCGACCCTCTCCCGGCCGAGGTGGCGCGCGGCGGACCGCGAGACGAACAGGTCTCCGGCAATCCGCTCCCCGCCGTCGAGGAGAACCCGCACCGGCACGCGCTCTTTGGGAATCCGCAACTGGGGGGCGCCGAACCGCTCCTCGACCGCGGCCGGGCCTTCCGGGGCTGCCATGGCGCCTCCTCGGGCGGCGGGCTCGCCGGCCCCGCCCGCCTCCAATGTGCGGCGCTCCCCCCGCGGCGGGCAATCGGAGGCTCCCGCCTTGCGGCGGGGAGACATCGGCGGCGGGCCGTGCCCGGAGCGGAGAGGTGCGGACCGGCGCGGATCCGCCCGCGCGTTGCCGGGCCGCCCGGGCCGAACCTAACGTTGCCGTGACCGCTCCACCGGAGCCGACCCCGGGGGGCGTGCGCGCGGAGCGAGGACCGGGAGAGAGATGAGCCTTTCCGGATCGACGGCGACGATGAACCTCGCCGACCTGCTGCAGTGGGCCGCCTCCTCGCAGCAGACCGGACGTTTCGACTTCCGCCGTCGCTCCACCGTCAAGGAGGTCTACTTCCAGGACGGGGTGATCGTCGGAGCCGCCTCCAACCTGCCCACGGAGATGCTGGGGCACACGCTCGTGGCCCGCGGCAAGCTGACGGAGGAGCAGCTCCGGGCGGCGCTTCTCGCGCGCCAGGATCCAGAAGAGTTCCTCGGGCAGGTCCTGGTGCGTCTCGGCTTCGTCGACAGGGACGATTTGCTCCGGGCGCTCGCCGAGCGGACGGAGGAGATCGTCTATTCGCTGTTCGAATGGGACGAGGCGGAGTTCCACTTCGAGCCGGGGGCGCGGCCGGGGCCGCGCGTGGTGCTGATCTCGCTGCCGGTCGACCACGTGCTGCTGCGGGGAGTGCACCGCCATGACGAGATGCAGCGCATCCGCAGCGTCTTTCCGGACGGCCGCGTCATCCTCGCGCGCACCGACGCTGCGCCGCCCGAGCAGATCCTCCAGCACCCGCTCGCGCGCCGCATCCTCGAAACGATCGACGGCAAGCGGACGATCGACGAGATCGCCTTCCAGATCCACGCCAGCCGGTTTCCGGTGATGAAGTTCCTCTACGAAGCGCACCGCCTCGGCCTGGTGGAGGTGGTGGATCTCGAGGGTCCGCCGCTGATGCTGATCTCGAAGGAGGCGCCGGACGCCGAGCTGGCGGGCCTGTCCGGTCCCGCACGCATCGCCGCCGCGGAGGAGCGGCTGTCGAAGGGCGATCCGGAGTCGGCGCTGGCGCTGCTCGGTGAAGACGAGATTCCGCAGGATCCGGAGCTGACGAAGCTGCGGGAAAAGGCGGAGAAGGCGTTCATCGAGAAGGTGTACCGCGAGGAGATCCCTCCCCAGGCCGTCCCGCGCCTGGCGCGGCCCCTGGAGGATCTCGTGAACGAGCCGCTCCGCTCGGAGGAGTTTTTCCTTCTCTCTCGCCTCGACGGGCAGTGGACCATCCGCGACGTGGTCGACATCGCGCCCGCGCGCGAGGTGGAGACGCTCAGGGTGTTGCGGAGGCTGATCCGGCGCGGCCTCGTCACCCTCCCGCAGCCCGCCCCCGCGGCCCGCTGACCGCTCCCGGACGCCCCGCCCGGTTCCGAACGCGAACGATCTCCAGAAGCGCCGGCAACAGCGTCACGGCGGTGACGAGCGTCGCCCCCACCCCGAGGATGGCGAGGACGCCGCTCGAGATCAGTCCGGGATAGTCGGCGAACACGAGCGCGCCGAAGCCGACGATGGTCGTCAGCGACGTCATCACGATTCCCCGTCCGGTGTGCCGGAACACGTCGACGAGATCCTCGGACGAGTGGTGGAGGAAGCGGTGGACCACGTGGATGCCGTTGTCGATGCCGACGCCGAGGATCAGCGGGAGGACCGACACGCTCACCAGGTTGAAGTCGACGCCGAACGCCGCCATCAGCCCGACCGAGGCGACCACGCCGCCGATCAGCGGCAGGAAAGTCAGCAGGACCAGCAGCGGCCGGCGGAAGGAGAGCAGGAGGATCGCCAGCACCCCGGCCGCGGAGAGAACGACGGCGCGCGTGCCGTCCCGCAGCACCATCGGCTTGATGTCCTGGCTCAGGACGCGGCCTCCGATGAGCGTGGCGGGGACCCCCGACGAGGCCAGCGCGGCCCGCAGGCCGCCCACCAGATCGCGCGTGGCGACCGCGGGACGCGGATAGCAGGAGACCACCCCCTCCCGCACCCCGTCCTCCTCGAGGAGGAGGTCGGCCAGCATCGGCCCGAGGGGCCCGCGCGAGGCCTCGGCGAGGGTGAGCGGGCGGTCTCGCGAGAGAACCCGTTCGATCCTGGCCGCGGCGGCCTCAGCGTGTTCGTCGATCCGGAACCCGTGCCGCCGGAGCGCCCGGAGCAGCTCGTCGCGGACGGACGCCGGATCGAGTCCCCCGGCGCGGAGCCGGCGGAGGGTCGCCAGCGCCCGCTGCTGGCGGGAAGGCGGCGGCACGAGCCGGGCGGGACTCATCACGGCCGCCAGCGGTCCCTCCTCTTCCCGGACGAGAGGGTCGAACGCCCGCTGCACGCGCTCGCATCGGTCGAGCAGCGACGCCTCGTCGCTGCCGGGCACCAGCGCGAGCACCGGCTGCAGCGACGTGCCGATCCTCTTC
Proteins encoded in this region:
- a CDS encoding DUF4388 domain-containing protein: MSLSGSTATMNLADLLQWAASSQQTGRFDFRRRSTVKEVYFQDGVIVGAASNLPTEMLGHTLVARGKLTEEQLRAALLARQDPEEFLGQVLVRLGFVDRDDLLRALAERTEEIVYSLFEWDEAEFHFEPGARPGPRVVLISLPVDHVLLRGVHRHDEMQRIRSVFPDGRVILARTDAAPPEQILQHPLARRILETIDGKRTIDEIAFQIHASRFPVMKFLYEAHRLGLVEVVDLEGPPLMLISKEAPDAELAGLSGPARIAAAEERLSKGDPESALALLGEDEIPQDPELTKLREKAEKAFIEKVYREEIPPQAVPRLARPLEDLVNEPLRSEEFFLLSRLDGQWTIRDVVDIAPAREVETLRVLRRLIRRGLVTLPQPAPAAR